The proteins below are encoded in one region of Sporosarcina sp. FSL K6-1508:
- a CDS encoding carbon-nitrogen hydrolase family protein, which translates to MIDKLKVTLVQFEPVPKNNKKKNLEFHLNKIDELASTGIQLIVFPEMSLTGFFVHQQNERKRHWEEDAETIKGEMIQAIVNKSKINNCYVVCGMAERDEREFDIYNSTILIGPEGVIGVTRKLHLPSAEKLYYKKGDVGEVYSTPIGKIGMLICYEAFFPEVSRILAKRGAEILIAPSSIWKGGQSGGIGAGESKQRLFSNTPLIRAIENQAHFLMCNAAGGQFLGEAFGRWERFGESKIVNAQGEVLAESLSNDTEDITAILTKTSLLKSRSDYMFFNDREPMKYGDLVK; encoded by the coding sequence ATGATAGACAAATTAAAAGTTACATTAGTCCAATTTGAGCCTGTACCAAAAAATAATAAAAAAAAGAATTTAGAGTTTCATTTGAATAAAATCGATGAATTAGCATCTACAGGTATTCAACTTATCGTATTTCCTGAAATGAGTTTGACTGGTTTTTTTGTGCATCAACAAAATGAACGTAAACGGCATTGGGAGGAAGATGCGGAAACAATCAAGGGTGAAATGATCCAAGCCATTGTCAATAAATCAAAAATAAATAACTGTTATGTGGTTTGTGGAATGGCAGAACGGGATGAGAGAGAGTTTGATATTTATAATAGCACAATCTTAATTGGCCCAGAAGGAGTAATAGGAGTTACACGTAAACTTCATCTACCATCTGCTGAAAAACTTTATTACAAAAAAGGGGACGTTGGAGAAGTATATTCAACTCCAATCGGGAAAATCGGAATGTTGATTTGTTACGAAGCTTTTTTTCCTGAAGTGTCACGTATTTTAGCGAAACGAGGCGCGGAAATTCTCATAGCCCCGAGTTCAATTTGGAAGGGTGGACAGAGCGGGGGGATTGGAGCCGGGGAAAGTAAGCAAAGGCTATTTTCGAATACCCCATTAATAAGAGCGATTGAAAACCAAGCTCATTTTCTTATGTGCAATGCGGCAGGGGGGCAATTTTTGGGTGAAGCATTTGGACGTTGGGAAAGATTTGGAGAAAGCAAGATTGTTAATGCTCAAGGCGAAGTATTAGCAGAATCTTTATCCAATGATACAGAGGATATTACAGCGATATTAACGAAAACGTCTTTACTCAAAAGCAGAAGTGATTACATGTTCTTTAATGATAGAGAACCAATGAAATATGGGGATCTTGTTAAATAA
- a CDS encoding nitrilase family protein: MKELSSPVNVAVVQMDPQVGLQNKEKNINKTLELIDQASGDGANLIVLPELCNTGYSFENRVDAFAHAELVPNGTTMDKWIAKAQEKNVYIVAGITEVDGEQLFNTAVLIGPKGFVGKYRKTHLWNTEKLFFSPGDTGYPVFETEIGRIGMLICWDIWFPEVARILSMQGADIICSCNNWVFTPPPLFDESGKCMATYLTMVAAHTNNVFIAAADRVGVEKEAKFLGCSLISGINGWPITGPAAPEGEVILHAEIDLSDARSAPIWNDLNDLVRDRRTDLYDEMLGYTRGNKFPR, encoded by the coding sequence GTGAAGGAATTGTCAAGCCCAGTTAACGTTGCCGTCGTGCAAATGGATCCACAAGTTGGATTACAAAATAAAGAAAAAAATATAAACAAGACCCTTGAATTAATCGATCAAGCCTCAGGTGATGGAGCTAATTTAATTGTACTACCGGAATTATGCAATACGGGTTATAGCTTTGAGAATAGAGTTGATGCATTTGCTCATGCCGAGCTCGTGCCAAACGGCACGACGATGGATAAGTGGATAGCAAAGGCGCAAGAAAAAAATGTATATATTGTTGCGGGAATAACGGAAGTTGATGGAGAGCAATTATTTAACACTGCGGTATTAATTGGTCCCAAAGGCTTCGTTGGGAAATACCGTAAAACTCATTTATGGAATACTGAGAAGTTGTTTTTTTCTCCTGGCGATACTGGTTATCCTGTTTTTGAAACAGAAATCGGAAGAATTGGAATGTTAATTTGCTGGGATATTTGGTTCCCTGAAGTTGCAAGAATTCTCAGCATGCAAGGTGCAGATATTATTTGTTCATGCAATAACTGGGTTTTCACGCCGCCGCCACTTTTTGATGAAAGCGGAAAATGCATGGCTACTTATTTAACAATGGTAGCTGCCCACACTAATAATGTTTTCATAGCAGCAGCTGACCGCGTTGGTGTAGAAAAAGAAGCTAAATTCCTTGGATGTAGTTTAATCTCTGGAATAAATGGATGGCCAATTACGGGACCTGCAGCTCCAGAAGGCGAGGTCATTTTGCATGCTGAAATCGACTTGTCAGATGCTCGAAGTGCCCCAATTTGGAATGATTTGAATGACTTAGTGAGAGATAGAAGAACGGATCTTTATGATGAGATGCTAGGATACACACGTGGAAATAAATTTCCACGCTAA
- a CDS encoding M20 family metallopeptidase — MTINIKQVEMEQRCEKILSTLVKINSTHPKGNEMDMIKAILSFFENDSILYKVIDHGVNRASLVITIPGENSSTSVAFIGHVDTVPVGHIDEWTHPPFEAFRNGDFMFGRGTADMKGGITAMILTILYLLEHEVTPRQDLHFCFTADEESDGMGILSLKEAGYFTNTREIIIPEPTNEKVGIAEKGALWLEVSAKGIPAHGSRPELGVNAIEKLMEFINLLRIEIDTAYDHPLLGKATISVNEFEGGVKTNIIPAHAKMSLDIRTLPTEKNEEIISKSKKIAQYLMTEYEKLHIDIEIKNNRPAIQTEHTNEFVMKVKRICDEVSGELDFKGLYFYTDASQVVPDLNVPFVILGPGDDEMAHQLNEKIALSSIRRITEIYIRYILEVA; from the coding sequence ATGACTATAAATATTAAACAAGTTGAGATGGAACAGCGTTGCGAAAAAATCCTATCAACATTAGTGAAGATTAATTCCACTCATCCGAAAGGAAATGAGATGGACATGATAAAAGCCATCTTGTCTTTTTTTGAAAATGATTCGATATTATACAAAGTCATTGATCATGGGGTTAATAGAGCTTCTTTAGTTATTACCATCCCCGGGGAAAATTCATCAACTTCCGTTGCATTTATCGGTCATGTTGATACAGTTCCTGTTGGCCATATAGATGAATGGACGCATCCACCCTTTGAAGCTTTTAGAAATGGAGACTTTATGTTTGGCAGAGGAACTGCAGATATGAAGGGTGGGATAACGGCGATGATATTAACGATTCTTTATCTGTTGGAACATGAAGTGACGCCGAGACAGGACTTACATTTCTGTTTTACTGCTGATGAAGAATCGGATGGAATGGGGATATTGAGCTTAAAAGAAGCTGGATATTTCACAAATACAAGAGAAATCATTATTCCCGAGCCTACTAATGAAAAAGTTGGCATAGCAGAAAAAGGGGCTCTCTGGTTAGAAGTTTCAGCAAAAGGAATACCAGCGCATGGCTCGAGACCAGAACTAGGAGTCAATGCAATTGAGAAATTAATGGAATTTATAAATCTTTTAAGAATCGAAATAGACACTGCATATGACCATCCTTTGTTAGGAAAAGCAACAATCTCTGTCAATGAATTTGAAGGTGGTGTTAAAACAAATATCATTCCGGCTCATGCTAAAATGTCTTTAGATATTCGGACTTTGCCGACAGAAAAAAATGAAGAGATTATTTCAAAGTCAAAAAAAATAGCGCAATACTTGATGACTGAGTATGAAAAACTGCATATTGATATTGAGATTAAAAATAATCGACCTGCTATTCAAACCGAACATACAAATGAATTTGTGATGAAAGTAAAACGTATATGTGATGAAGTGTCTGGAGAGTTAGACTTTAAAGGGCTGTACTTCTATACTGACGCGTCTCAAGTTGTACCTGATCTAAACGTTCCATTTGTCATTTTAGGGCCAGGGGACGATGAGATGGCTCATCAATTGAATGAAAAGATAGCGCTTTCATCAATAAGAAGAATTACGGAAATTTATATACGTTATATATTAGAAGTTGCTTAA